Proteins encoded together in one Hymenobacter monticola window:
- a CDS encoding glycoside hydrolase family 3 N-terminal domain-containing protein, with protein sequence MRRAAAEPRSTAKAPAFNRYLHSPWVDSVMRTLTPDQRAAQLFMVAAYSNRKRIDEDSISTLIQRYGIGGLIFFQGGPVRQAKLLNRYQSQAKVPLLVAMDGEWGVGMRLDSMVKFPYQMSLGGETDTTLLYDMGREVAYQFKRLGMHVNFAPVVDVNNNPANPVIGFRSWGENPAAVARDGRQYMRGMQDAGVLAVAKHFPGHGDVDADSHLALPTVRVDRRRLDSLELPPFRSLVAGGLGGMMVAHLNVPALDTVPGPSTLSRPIIEGLLRQEMGFKGLIFTDAMNMKGVTSMFAPGEADVRALIAGNDILEFSKNIPLALRMVRAAVDSGRLTQQEIDVHCRRVLALKQWAGLNRYRPIKLQNLYEDLNAPHAQYLSHRLTELSITLLRNQKSLLPLQRLDTLRVATLVLGSTSPDTTDFQRAVADYAPTAHFRAAATPTLDELAQLRTALKPYNLILVSLQNLGRLPATSFGITPETNLLLRELVNQRQTLVLSVFGSAYAVAKVRDLDRAAAVVLAYQESPNAQNLAAQAIFGGIGASGRLPVTVSDRYPRGFGLRTASGFRLRYANPEDVGMDPRLEARVDSLVGRALAAQAFPGGQVLIARRGTVVLRKSYGNQTYAGFESGEREARSGKSKEKDAPRSPLLTSPSVPRPVKNDDLYDLASMTKLMAATPALLKLQGQGKFSPDSAMGNYFGFLRGTNKADLKMRDVLAHQARLKAWIPFWQELRKKNGELRRRYFRADSSARFPLPVAAGLWARKDLPARIYKEIGESPLNDKPGYVYSDLSFILYPELVKARTGQTFDSYLQQQVYRPLGATTLGFRPTNRFPRKRIVPTEVDSAFRRQLLHGTVHDEGAALLGGLSGHAGLFGDANDVAKLAQTYAWGGRYGGQQLFDKTIMDEWTRCQFCPDNRRALAFDRPAANPTVNSAKSASQRSYGHTGFTGTYFWVEPEKDLVVILLTNRVHPTRRNNKLGDLSVRSSLLQLAIEAAR encoded by the coding sequence ATGCGCAGGGCTGCCGCCGAGCCCCGTTCTACTGCCAAAGCCCCCGCTTTCAACCGCTACCTGCACTCGCCTTGGGTCGACAGCGTGATGCGCACGCTCACGCCCGACCAACGGGCCGCGCAGCTGTTTATGGTGGCCGCGTATTCCAACCGCAAGCGCATCGACGAAGACTCGATTTCTACGCTCATCCAGCGGTATGGCATCGGCGGGCTCATTTTCTTTCAGGGCGGGCCGGTGCGGCAGGCCAAGCTGCTGAACCGCTACCAGAGCCAGGCCAAAGTGCCGCTGCTGGTGGCAATGGACGGTGAATGGGGCGTGGGCATGCGCCTCGACAGCATGGTGAAATTTCCCTACCAAATGAGCCTGGGCGGCGAAACCGACACCACGCTGCTCTACGACATGGGCCGCGAGGTGGCCTACCAGTTCAAGCGGCTCGGCATGCACGTCAACTTCGCGCCGGTGGTCGACGTGAATAACAACCCCGCCAACCCGGTCATTGGCTTCCGGAGCTGGGGCGAAAACCCGGCGGCCGTGGCCCGCGACGGCCGCCAGTACATGCGCGGCATGCAGGACGCCGGCGTGCTGGCCGTGGCCAAGCACTTCCCCGGCCACGGCGACGTGGACGCCGACTCGCACCTGGCCCTGCCCACCGTTCGCGTCGACCGCCGCCGGCTCGATTCGCTTGAGCTGCCGCCCTTTCGCAGCCTGGTGGCGGGTGGCCTGGGCGGCATGATGGTGGCCCACCTCAACGTGCCCGCCCTCGACACCGTGCCCGGGCCCAGCACGCTCTCCAGGCCCATCATCGAAGGGCTGCTGCGCCAGGAAATGGGCTTTAAGGGCCTGATTTTTACCGATGCCATGAACATGAAGGGCGTCACGTCGATGTTTGCGCCCGGCGAGGCCGATGTGCGCGCCCTCATCGCCGGCAACGACATTTTGGAGTTCAGCAAGAATATTCCGCTGGCCCTGCGCATGGTGCGCGCAGCCGTGGACAGCGGCCGCCTCACCCAGCAGGAAATCGACGTGCACTGCCGCCGCGTGCTGGCCCTCAAGCAGTGGGCCGGCCTGAACCGCTACCGCCCCATCAAGCTCCAAAACCTGTACGAAGACCTCAACGCGCCACACGCCCAGTACCTCAGCCACCGCCTCACCGAGCTGAGCATCACGCTGCTGCGCAACCAAAAAAGCCTGCTGCCGCTGCAGCGCCTCGACACCCTGCGCGTGGCCACGCTGGTGCTGGGTAGCACCAGTCCCGACACCACCGACTTCCAGCGGGCCGTGGCCGACTACGCGCCCACGGCCCACTTCCGTGCCGCGGCCACCCCCACGCTCGACGAGCTGGCCCAGCTGCGCACGGCGCTCAAGCCCTACAACCTGATACTGGTCTCGCTCCAGAACCTGGGCCGCCTGCCTGCCACCAGCTTCGGCATTACGCCCGAAACCAACCTGCTGCTGCGCGAATTGGTAAACCAGAGGCAAACACTGGTGCTCAGTGTGTTCGGCTCGGCCTACGCCGTGGCCAAAGTGCGCGACCTCGACCGGGCCGCTGCCGTGGTGCTGGCCTATCAGGAAAGCCCGAATGCGCAGAATCTGGCCGCCCAGGCCATTTTTGGCGGCATCGGGGCCAGCGGCCGCCTGCCCGTGACGGTGAGCGACCGGTACCCGCGCGGCTTCGGGCTGCGCACGGCCTCGGGTTTCCGCCTGCGCTACGCCAACCCCGAAGACGTGGGCATGGACCCGCGCCTCGAAGCCCGGGTGGACAGCCTGGTGGGCCGGGCGCTGGCGGCGCAGGCGTTCCCGGGCGGGCAGGTGCTCATTGCCCGGCGCGGCACGGTGGTGCTGCGCAAAAGCTACGGCAACCAGACGTATGCAGGCTTTGAAAGCGGGGAGCGGGAAGCGCGAAGCGGGAAATCGAAGGAAAAAGATGCTCCCCGCTCCCCGCTTCTCACTTCTCCTTCCGTGCCGCGGCCGGTGAAAAATGACGACCTCTACGACCTGGCTTCGATGACAAAGCTGATGGCCGCCACGCCGGCGCTGCTGAAGCTGCAGGGCCAGGGCAAATTCAGCCCCGACAGCGCGATGGGCAATTATTTTGGCTTCCTGCGCGGCACCAACAAGGCCGATTTGAAGATGCGCGACGTGCTGGCCCACCAGGCCCGGCTTAAAGCCTGGATTCCGTTTTGGCAGGAGCTGCGCAAGAAAAACGGCGAGCTGCGCCGCCGCTATTTCCGGGCCGACTCGTCGGCGCGGTTTCCGCTACCGGTGGCGGCCGGGCTGTGGGCGCGCAAGGACTTGCCGGCCCGCATCTATAAGGAGATTGGCGAGTCGCCGCTGAATGACAAACCGGGCTACGTGTATTCCGACTTGTCGTTTATTCTCTACCCCGAGCTGGTGAAGGCTAGGACGGGGCAAACGTTTGACAGCTACTTGCAGCAGCAGGTGTACCGGCCACTGGGCGCCACCACGCTGGGCTTTCGGCCCACCAACCGCTTTCCACGCAAGCGCATCGTGCCCACCGAAGTCGATTCGGCCTTCCGGCGGCAGCTGCTGCACGGCACCGTACACGACGAGGGCGCGGCCCTGCTGGGCGGCCTCTCGGGCCACGCCGGCCTGTTTGGCGATGCCAACGATGTGGCCAAGCTGGCCCAGACCTATGCCTGGGGCGGACGCTACGGCGGCCAGCAGCTCTTCGACAAAACCATTATGGACGAGTGGACGCGCTGCCAGTTCTGCCCCGACAACCGCCGCGCCCTGGCCTTCGACCGCCCCGCGGCCAACCCCACAGTGAACTCGGCCAAATCGGCCTCGCAACGCAGCTACGGGCACACGGGCTTTACGGGCACCTACTTCTGGGTAGAGCCGGAAAAGGATTTGGTGGTCATTCTGCTCACCAACCGGGTGCACCCCACGCGGCGCAATAACAAGCTGGGCGACTTGAGCGTGCGCAGCTCCTTGCTGCAGCTGGCCATTGAGGCAGCGCGGTAA
- a CDS encoding T9SS type A sorting domain-containing protein, translating into MNKLDLCTLQLFCKVFIEFFLILGKLLSFKFFDSSRVFFCRISRNTPFLRMNTHLLSFALRPGFQEAILFSTTALLLSSSVAVAQTSSKTQGFNAAYTAPATGSVLGFSTDANGAYFNNSTTAASAGSFGTYGVINGSNGLTGTATTVNFDPQIFQKSSAGNLFSFEVGSLGNASLNPAYSDGFTGGSTFVVNFTLTNAITGAISTATITINSTNGANSGPLFLAGNSTTSPIIAAVTGVSGQNTAVATSTISRVDITLPNFADRTTVAASITINTSRRNILVLDNVTISSSLPLPVELSRFGATAKGKAVNLNWATASEKNNDRFDVQRSATGEAFETIGSVKGNGNSTVAHEYSFVDKQPLTGLAYYRLKQVDNDGTIAYSPVAVAKGPRTEAMAFPNPSEGQITLAADLGPVTYRVYNNLGQSILHGQATGGERLNVSGLPKGPFFLELTSSNGRTIQRLMHE; encoded by the coding sequence ATGAATAAGCTAGACTTATGTACCTTGCAATTGTTTTGCAAAGTTTTTATTGAATTTTTTTTAATTCTAGGTAAACTTCTTAGCTTCAAATTTTTTGACTCTTCCAGAGTCTTTTTTTGCAGAATTTCCCGCAATACCCCCTTTTTACGCATGAATACTCACTTACTTTCTTTCGCTCTGCGCCCTGGCTTCCAGGAAGCTATTCTATTTAGCACGACCGCCTTGCTACTTAGCTCATCTGTCGCAGTTGCCCAAACATCATCCAAAACCCAAGGCTTCAACGCTGCATACACCGCCCCCGCTACAGGGAGCGTGCTGGGCTTTTCTACGGATGCCAACGGTGCTTATTTTAATAACTCGACAACTGCTGCTTCCGCCGGTAGTTTCGGAACCTATGGCGTTATTAACGGTAGTAACGGTCTTACAGGCACCGCGACAACAGTAAATTTCGACCCCCAAATTTTCCAAAAAAGCTCTGCTGGCAACCTGTTTTCTTTCGAAGTAGGAAGCCTTGGAAATGCTTCGTTAAATCCGGCGTACAGTGACGGGTTTACGGGGGGCAGTACCTTTGTGGTGAACTTTACGTTGACAAATGCCATCACTGGGGCGATATCAACTGCTACTATCACCATCAATTCAACAAATGGTGCAAACAGTGGACCGTTGTTTCTGGCCGGCAATAGCACTACCTCCCCAATAATCGCGGCCGTTACGGGAGTCAGCGGCCAAAATACGGCTGTCGCAACGTCTACGATATCAAGGGTTGATATTACGCTTCCCAATTTTGCTGACAGAACCACCGTAGCTGCTTCCATCACTATTAATACGTCCAGAAGAAATATTCTTGTTTTGGACAACGTCACCATTTCTTCCAGCTTGCCCCTGCCCGTCGAACTCTCCCGCTTTGGAGCCACGGCCAAAGGCAAAGCCGTGAACCTGAACTGGGCCACCGCCAGTGAGAAAAACAATGACCGTTTCGACGTGCAGCGCAGCGCCACAGGCGAAGCTTTTGAAACTATTGGCAGTGTGAAGGGCAACGGCAACAGCACGGTAGCCCACGAATACTCCTTTGTGGACAAACAGCCCCTCACCGGTCTGGCCTACTACCGCCTGAAGCAAGTGGATAACGACGGCACCATTGCCTACTCGCCTGTGGCCGTCGCGAAAGGCCCGCGCACCGAAGCAATGGCCTTCCCCAATCCGAGCGAAGGGCAAATCACGTTGGCCGCCGACCTAGGCCCGGTTACCTACCGCGTGTACAACAATCTGGGGCAGAGCATTCTGCACGGCCAGGCTACCGGTGGCGAGCGCCTGAATGTATCCGGCCTACCCAAAGGCCCCTTCTTCTTGGAGCTGACCAGCTCTAACGGCCGCACTATCCAGCGCCTGATGCACGAATAG
- a CDS encoding DUF885 domain-containing protein, translating into MKKIALAGLVAVALTTACNQTKTSENATAANGTTAADSTKGINGLFASFWERQSRLDPLSATAQGDNRYNHLLPNDQTQAFRDTLSTFYQDYLTRLGKFDRAKLDENDKISYDIFQYDLKQRVAGLKLNTWMIPFQQFWGLPISMGQYGSGQGNQPFKTVQDYDNWLGRVQGFTVWADSAIGNFRRGMKAGVVLPKALVVKMLPQMRAADMQVTDPTKSLFYGPINTFPKDFSDADKQRLTEAYKKAILTQVVPTYKKMGDFLANEYLPKSRATSGINAVPGGPEIYRYYVGYWTTTEKTPAEIHALGLREVARLRAEMERMKTELGFKGTLRQFFESLKTNPKAMPFKTAEEVLAGFRKIQATIDPNLKKMFGRTPKTPFEIRRTEAFREASASAEYNQGSPDGTRPGIFYVPLPKPAEYNVTQGMESLFLHEAIPGHHYQISLQQENTSLPKFRQFAGYGAMTEGWALYCESLGKELGLYKDPYQYIGALSDEMLRAVRLVVDTGLHTGQMTREQAIDYMLDNTPDNRENDTAAIERYMAIPGQALAYKIGQLKIQELRARYEKQLGSKFSLSNFHDELLKDGVMPLSVLETKMNAWAAKQK; encoded by the coding sequence ATGAAGAAAATTGCCCTCGCCGGCCTGGTGGCCGTGGCGCTCACTACGGCCTGCAACCAAACCAAAACCTCGGAAAACGCCACTGCCGCCAACGGTACGACAGCCGCCGATTCCACCAAAGGCATAAACGGCCTGTTTGCCAGCTTCTGGGAGCGGCAGTCGCGGCTCGACCCGCTCTCGGCCACGGCGCAGGGCGACAACCGCTACAACCACCTGCTGCCCAACGACCAGACGCAGGCCTTTCGCGATACACTCAGCACGTTTTACCAAGACTACCTGACCCGGCTGGGCAAGTTCGACCGCGCCAAGCTGGACGAGAACGATAAAATCAGCTACGACATCTTTCAGTACGACCTGAAGCAGCGGGTGGCGGGGCTGAAGCTGAACACCTGGATGATTCCGTTTCAGCAATTCTGGGGGCTGCCCATCAGCATGGGGCAGTACGGCTCGGGGCAGGGCAACCAGCCATTTAAGACCGTGCAGGACTACGATAACTGGCTGGGCCGCGTGCAGGGCTTCACGGTGTGGGCCGACTCGGCCATCGGCAACTTCCGGCGCGGCATGAAGGCCGGGGTGGTGCTGCCGAAGGCCTTGGTGGTGAAGATGCTGCCGCAGATGCGCGCCGCCGACATGCAGGTGACGGACCCGACCAAGTCGCTGTTCTACGGGCCGATAAATACTTTCCCGAAGGACTTTTCCGACGCCGACAAGCAGCGCCTGACCGAGGCGTATAAGAAGGCGATTCTGACCCAGGTGGTGCCCACTTACAAGAAGATGGGCGACTTTCTGGCCAATGAATACCTGCCCAAGTCGCGCGCCACCAGCGGCATCAACGCCGTGCCGGGCGGGCCGGAAATCTACCGCTACTACGTGGGCTACTGGACCACCACGGAGAAAACACCGGCCGAAATCCACGCCCTGGGCCTGCGCGAGGTGGCCCGCCTGCGCGCCGAGATGGAGCGCATGAAAACCGAGCTGGGCTTCAAGGGTACGCTGCGCCAGTTCTTTGAGAGCCTGAAAACCAACCCCAAGGCCATGCCCTTCAAGACGGCCGAGGAAGTGCTGGCCGGTTTTCGGAAGATTCAGGCCACCATCGACCCGAACCTGAAAAAGATGTTCGGCCGCACGCCCAAAACGCCGTTTGAGATTCGGCGCACCGAGGCGTTCCGCGAAGCCTCGGCTTCCGCCGAGTACAACCAGGGCTCGCCGGACGGCACGCGGCCGGGCATTTTCTACGTGCCGCTGCCCAAGCCCGCCGAGTACAACGTGACGCAGGGCATGGAGTCGCTGTTTCTGCACGAGGCCATTCCGGGCCACCACTACCAGATTTCCCTGCAGCAGGAAAACACCAGCCTGCCTAAGTTCCGCCAGTTTGCCGGCTACGGCGCCATGACCGAAGGCTGGGCCCTCTACTGCGAAAGCCTGGGCAAGGAGCTGGGCCTCTACAAAGACCCCTACCAGTACATTGGCGCGCTGAGCGACGAGATGCTGCGCGCCGTGCGCCTGGTAGTGGACACCGGCCTGCACACCGGCCAGATGACCCGCGAGCAAGCCATTGACTACATGCTCGATAACACGCCCGACAACCGCGAAAACGACACGGCTGCCATCGAGCGCTACATGGCCATTCCGGGCCAGGCGCTGGCCTACAAAATCGGCCAATTGAAAATCCAGGAACTGCGCGCGCGCTACGAAAAGCAGCTGGGCAGCAAGTTCTCCCTCAGCAACTTCCACGACGAGCTGCTGAAGGACGGCGTGATGCCGCTGAGCGTGCTCGAAACCAAGATGAACGCCTGGGCGGCGAAGCAGAAGTGA
- a CDS encoding DUF885 domain-containing protein, with product MRKLVFVLLVALGLFARPALAQAPPASRASAASVLLANLFNAYWEDRARLFPLAAMAQGDNRYNDRLPNDQTHAFRQQQQRLCRRYLNDLLNIDRARLPAEDKLSYDIFQYEMRTRLDGLRLNTWMMPMDPFFSVPNALAMLGTGTGAQPFRTVRDYDNWLARVDRFPVWADSAVANFRLGMKAAVVLPRAVVQRMVPQLQAQVTSDVIRSPFYGPALHFPPGFSDADKVRLAAAYQQAIATDLVPTYRRLADFLLNEYLPQTRSSTGLSDVPGGAEMYRYNVRLMTTTDRTPDAIYQTGLAEVKRIRAEMEAIRRRVGYRGTLAGFFNYLSTNAKFTPYQTPEQVLNAFRGIQARVAPNLTKLFGQVPRSPFEIRETEKFREAAATAEYNRGSPDGSRPGIFYVSIPDATRFATTSGMESLFLHEAIPGHHYQISLQQENAALPKFRRFAVYPAFSEGWGLYCESLGRELGLYADPYQRMGALGDEMHRALRLVVDVGLHAKGMTPEQAVAYLIANEPISEPDATAEVERYLALPGQALAYKTGQLKLRELRARYEQQLGTKFNLRAFHDEILSGGAMPLAILERRMDAWAVRQR from the coding sequence ATGCGGAAGTTGGTTTTCGTTTTGCTGGTAGCGCTGGGGCTGTTTGCCCGGCCGGCCCTGGCCCAGGCGCCCCCGGCGAGCCGGGCCAGCGCGGCGTCGGTGCTGTTGGCCAACCTGTTCAATGCCTATTGGGAAGACCGCGCCCGGCTGTTTCCGCTGGCGGCCATGGCCCAGGGCGACAACCGCTACAACGACCGCCTGCCCAACGACCAGACGCACGCCTTCCGGCAGCAGCAGCAGCGCCTTTGCCGCCGCTACCTCAACGACCTGCTCAACATTGACCGGGCCCGCCTCCCGGCCGAAGACAAGCTCAGCTACGACATTTTCCAGTACGAAATGCGCACCCGCCTCGACGGGCTGAGGCTGAACACCTGGATGATGCCCATGGACCCGTTTTTCAGCGTGCCCAACGCCCTGGCGATGCTGGGCACGGGCACCGGGGCCCAACCCTTCCGCACCGTGCGCGACTACGACAACTGGCTGGCGCGGGTGGACCGGTTTCCGGTGTGGGCCGACTCGGCCGTGGCCAACTTCCGGTTGGGCATGAAGGCGGCCGTGGTGTTGCCGCGCGCGGTGGTGCAGCGCATGGTGCCCCAGTTGCAGGCCCAGGTAACCTCCGATGTGATTCGTAGCCCTTTCTACGGACCGGCGCTGCATTTCCCGCCCGGCTTTTCCGATGCCGACAAGGTGCGGCTGGCGGCCGCCTACCAGCAGGCCATTGCCACCGACCTGGTACCGACCTACCGCCGGCTGGCCGATTTTCTGCTGAACGAATACCTGCCCCAGACCCGCAGCAGCACCGGCCTGAGCGACGTGCCCGGCGGCGCCGAGATGTACCGCTACAACGTGCGCCTGATGACCACCACCGACCGCACGCCCGACGCCATCTACCAAACCGGGCTGGCCGAGGTGAAGCGCATCCGGGCCGAGATGGAGGCCATCCGGCGGCGCGTGGGCTACCGGGGCACCCTAGCGGGCTTTTTTAATTACCTGAGCACCAACGCCAAATTCACGCCATACCAAACGCCCGAGCAAGTGCTCAATGCCTTTCGTGGCATTCAGGCCCGCGTGGCCCCCAACCTGACCAAGCTGTTTGGGCAGGTGCCTAGGTCGCCGTTTGAAATTCGGGAAACCGAAAAGTTTCGCGAAGCCGCGGCCACGGCCGAGTACAACCGCGGGTCCCCGGACGGCTCGCGGCCGGGCATTTTCTACGTGTCCATCCCCGACGCCACCCGGTTTGCCACCACCTCGGGCATGGAGTCGCTGTTTCTGCACGAGGCCATTCCGGGCCACCACTACCAGATTTCCCTGCAGCAGGAAAACGCCGCCCTGCCCAAGTTCCGCCGCTTTGCTGTGTACCCCGCGTTCAGCGAGGGCTGGGGCTTGTACTGCGAATCGTTGGGCCGCGAGTTGGGCCTCTACGCCGACCCCTACCAGCGCATGGGCGCGCTGGGCGATGAGATGCACCGCGCCCTGCGCCTGGTGGTGGACGTGGGCCTGCACGCCAAAGGCATGACGCCCGAGCAGGCCGTGGCCTACCTCATCGCCAACGAGCCCATCAGCGAGCCGGATGCCACCGCCGAGGTGGAGCGCTACCTGGCCCTGCCCGGCCAGGCCCTGGCTTACAAGACAGGCCAGCTCAAACTGCGCGAGCTGCGCGCCCGCTACGAACAACAGTTGGGCACCAAATTCAACCTGCGCGCCTTCCACGATGAGATTCTGTCAGGCGGCGCCATGCCCCTGGCCATCCTGGAGCGCCGCATGGACGCCTGGGCCGTGCGCCAACGGTAG
- a CDS encoding serine hydrolase, whose translation MTSFFIPLGRLTAVLGLVLAITLNPPTTCAQVALPVTTPLDVAAVDAVVARALKDLNVPGIAVAVVKDGQVVLAKGYGVSSLATKAPMNANTLFGIASNSKAFTAAALGLLVDEGKLRWDDKVTDYIPEFRMYDPYVTAEFTVRDLLCHRSGLGLGAGDLMMFPDSSDFTVKDVIHNLRYFKPVSSFRSKFDYDNNLYVVAGEVVKRISGQSWAEFVEARLLKPLGMKRSAAGFARLANPTNVSEGYARVNNQTEVVARYVNPLTGPAGGIYSSVTDLSQWALMLLGGSGAPAPLLKPATQRELWTPQTVAPPTYFTTGYNTHFSAYGLGWFLQDACGYKVVLHNGFVPGQVTMVTLLPELRLGIIVLTNQESGAYAAITRTIEDHYLGVKNVDRVQEILDRLKNRATGADQITADAYKQVALAQKAAPKKADYSAYVGRYHDAWLGDVNVYQQGPQLWLRAVRAPRLVGQVLPYRGSTHVVRWKSRTFNADAFATFTLDDQGRASGLKMKPISPATDFSYDFQDLDFKRVAEPTAGAGQ comes from the coding sequence ATGACTTCATTCTTTATTCCTCTTGGCCGCCTTACCGCCGTACTCGGCTTGGTATTGGCCATCACCCTCAACCCACCCACGACCTGTGCCCAAGTAGCCTTGCCCGTCACTACCCCGCTCGACGTAGCGGCCGTGGATGCTGTGGTGGCCCGTGCGCTCAAAGACTTGAATGTGCCCGGCATCGCCGTGGCCGTGGTAAAGGACGGGCAGGTGGTGCTGGCCAAGGGCTACGGCGTCAGCTCGCTGGCCACCAAAGCGCCGATGAATGCCAACACCCTATTCGGCATCGCGTCCAACAGCAAGGCGTTCACGGCCGCTGCCCTGGGCCTGCTGGTGGACGAGGGCAAGCTGCGCTGGGACGACAAGGTGACCGACTACATCCCCGAGTTCCGGATGTATGACCCCTACGTGACGGCCGAGTTCACGGTGCGCGACCTGCTGTGCCACCGCAGCGGCTTGGGCCTGGGCGCCGGCGACCTGATGATGTTCCCCGATTCCAGCGACTTTACGGTGAAGGACGTGATTCATAATCTGCGCTATTTCAAGCCGGTGTCGTCGTTTCGGAGCAAGTTCGACTACGACAACAACCTTTATGTGGTGGCGGGCGAAGTGGTGAAGCGCATATCCGGACAGTCCTGGGCCGAGTTTGTGGAGGCCCGCCTGCTGAAGCCGCTGGGCATGAAGCGCAGCGCGGCAGGTTTTGCCCGCTTGGCCAACCCCACGAACGTGAGCGAAGGCTACGCGCGGGTAAACAACCAGACGGAGGTGGTGGCCCGCTACGTGAACCCGCTGACTGGTCCCGCCGGGGGCATCTACTCCAGCGTAACCGACCTGAGCCAATGGGCCCTGATGCTGCTTGGTGGGTCCGGGGCCCCGGCCCCGCTGCTGAAACCCGCCACCCAACGCGAGCTCTGGACGCCGCAAACCGTTGCGCCGCCTACCTACTTTACAACGGGCTACAATACCCACTTTTCGGCTTACGGCTTGGGGTGGTTTTTGCAGGACGCATGCGGCTATAAAGTAGTGTTGCACAATGGTTTTGTGCCGGGCCAGGTAACAATGGTGACGCTGCTGCCTGAGTTGCGCCTGGGAATCATCGTACTCACCAACCAAGAGTCGGGGGCCTATGCAGCCATTACCAGAACCATCGAAGACCATTACCTAGGCGTAAAGAACGTCGACCGCGTGCAGGAAATACTGGACCGCCTGAAGAATCGCGCCACCGGTGCTGACCAAATCACTGCAGACGCTTATAAGCAAGTAGCCCTGGCCCAGAAAGCCGCGCCGAAAAAAGCCGACTACAGCGCCTACGTGGGCCGCTACCACGATGCCTGGCTGGGCGACGTGAACGTGTACCAGCAAGGCCCGCAGTTGTGGCTGCGCGCGGTGCGGGCGCCGCGCCTGGTGGGCCAGGTGCTGCCCTACCGTGGCAGTACTCACGTGGTGCGCTGGAAGTCGCGCACCTTTAACGCCGACGCCTTCGCCACCTTCACCCTCGACGACCAGGGCCGCGCCTCTGGCCTGAAGATGAAGCCTATTTCGCCCGCCACCGATTTCAGCTACGACTTTCAGGACCTCGATTTTAAGCGCGTGGCGGAGCCCACGGCGGGCGCCGGCCAATAA